The nucleotide sequence CTCAGCTTCGCCGCCGTCACGGCGCTCGTCACCCTCTATCAATGGCCGGCGTTCAAGCGCTGGTTCGAGCGACGCGAGGAAGGCCGCGTCCGTGCCAGCGGCCGGGTCTTCGGCGCCATGATCGCAACCGGCCTCGCGGTGGAAATCGCGCTCATGCCCTTCGCCCTCTACCATTTCCATCGCTCCGGCCTCTACGGGGTGGCCGCAAATCTCGTCGCCATTCCGCTCACCACCTTCGTCATCATGCCCCTCGAGGCGGCCGCCCTGCTGCTCGATTCGGTCGGTCTTGGCGGCCCCTTGTGGAGCCTGACCGGCTGGAGCATCGGCCTCCTGCTCGGGCTCGCCCACACCACCGCCAACGCAAGCGGGGCGGTGGTCATCCTCCCCGCCATGCCGCGCGCCGCCTTCGCGCTGATCGTCGCCGGCGGGCTGTGGCTCTGCCTGTGGATACGGCCCTGGCGCCGCTGGGGGCTGGCGCCGATCGCTGCCGGCATCCTCCTCACCCTCGCCGAGCCGCTCCCGACCCTGCTGGTCACCGGCGACGGCAAGCATCTCGCCGTGATCGACGAGCGTGGCACCCCCTGGTTGCTGCGGGACCGGGCCGGCGACTTCGTGCGCGACATGATGGCGGAAAATGCCGGGTTCGACGGCGATCCGCCGCCGCTCGCCGCCTACCCACGCGCCCGCTGCAGCGCGGACGCCTGCGTCGCCGATCTCGGCACGTCGGGCCGCACGTTGCTTGCGCTTCGCTCGACCCAGCGCCTCGACTGGGTCGAACTCACCCGCGCCTGCGCCGCTGCCGACATCGTCGTCGCCGATCGCCGCCTGCCGCGCGGCTGCAGGGCGCGCTGGCTGACCCTCGACGCACCCCGTCTGCGCGCCAGCGGCGGTCTGGTCGTCCATGCGGAAGAGGGCAGGGTGGCCAGCGTCGCGGACCGGCTGAAGCGCCTGCCCTGGGCGAGGCCCTAGGCCGTCACCCAGACCGCCAGCTCGTTGCCGCCAGGATCGATGAAGTGGAATCGGCGTCCGCCCGGAAAGGCGAAGATCGGCTTGGCGATATGCCCGCCGGCCTTCACCACCGCATCGAAGGCGGCCTCGATGTCGTCGACCCTGATGACCGGGAGTGGCGCCGACAGCGCCTCCTCGCGATCGCCCTGCAAGCCGACCGAGACCGCATCGCCCTCATGGGCGCTATAGTCCGGGCCATAATCGGCGAAGGTCCAATCGAATGCCTTGCTGTAAAAGGCCCGCGTCAGCTCATGCGCGCTCGCGCTCGGAAGTTCGACGTAATCGATTTTGCCCTTGCTCACAGTCCCGGTACTCCGTTCGAAATCCACCAGGTCACGCCCATCGCGAGGGCGAGGCAGAGGATCAGCCGCACCGGCCCTGCCGCGACCATGCCCGGCGTGCCCGCCGCATTCTCGCTGCTCCGTCCCGTGACCATTGCCCGCACGAGGCGCTTGCCCTTCCAGCGATAGAAGAGGATCGCGGCGACATGAAGCGCGATCAGCGCCAGCAGCCCATTGAACAGCAGTTCGTGCACCTCATGCGCCCATTCGGCCGTATCGAAGCTCACCAGCCGGTTCAGCGGACCGGTCACCACCCCATATTCGTCGCTTAGCGGCAGCCCGAGCGACACCTGCAGGCTTAGCAGGGCGAGCAGCGCGACGACACTCAGCGCGCCCAGCGGCGTGTGGCCGATCCCGCGCCAGCTATCGGAGTCGCGCAGATAGTCCCGAACCTTGCGCGGTCCCGTCACGAATGAGCGGAAGCGCGCGGTCGAACTGCCGAAGAAGCCCCACAGGATGCGGAAGACCAGCAGGAACAGCACCATGAGCCCGCTCCTCACGTGCCACTCGATCTCCTCATTTTCCGCCGACCACCAGGAAAAGGCGATCAGCAGGACGAGGCTCCAGTGGACGATCCGCACCGGCAGGTCCCACACCGGGACCGCCAAGGCCGCTTCCGCGACCTTGGTTTCCGTCTGCTGCTCCGGCTCAGTCATCCTTCTGGCGGAAGCGGTCGTGGCAGCTGCCGCAGGTCTTGCCGAGATTGGCGTGTGCTTCCTTGATCTGCGCGAGGTCACCGGTCATCGCGGCTGCCCGGAACGCCCTCGCCGCCTCGTTGAACCTGGTCATTCCCTGGTCGAATTCGGCGCGCTGCTGCCAGATCTCGGCCCTTGCGCCGGTCTTGCCCACGTCGGGACCGGTACCGGCCGGGAACCAGCCGATCGCCTGGGGTGCGAGCGTGGCGATCTGGTCGGCCGGGGCCTTCACCGCCGCCGGGTCGCCCTTGTCGATCGCCTGCTTGGCCGCGCGCATGGCCTTGCCGATCTCCTCATAGCCATCGTGCCGCTCCTTCATCTTGGCGAGGGCGGCTTCCTTCTCGAGCGGCGTGTCCGCGGCATTCAGCACCGCATTTTCGACGGTGGCACTGGCCTCCGCACCGCTCGCATTGGCTTCGTTGAGGATCTGACTGGTATACTCTCCGCCTGGATTGCAGCCGGCGAGCGAGAAGGCGGCGGCGGCGAGGAGGAGAAGGCGCATCGGGCAGTGGCTCCTTTCGGGTTCGCGTCGGAAGGCGATTGCGCCAGCTTAGTTGCTTGTCTCCGGCGGCGTCCAGCTGTCGTCGATCATCTTGATGATGGCCGAGAAGTCCTTGCCGCCACCGCCGCGGGCCACGAAGCGCTGGTAGAGTTCCTCCGCTTCGCCGCCCATCGGTGTATAGGCGCCAGCCGCCTGCGCCGCTTCCATGGCGAGCTTGAGATCCTTCAGCATCAGCTGCGCCGCGAAGCCGCCCTCATAATCTCGGTCGGCCGGGGTCTCGGGACCCACAGCCGGCACCGGGCAGTAGGAGGTCATCGACCAGCTCTGGCCCGACGCCCTGCTCGAAATGTCGAAGAAGACCTGCGGATCGAGCCCGAGCTTCTGCGCCAGCACGAACGCCTCGCAGGTGCCCGCCATGGTGACGCCCAGCAGCATGTTGTTGACGATCTTCGCCGCCTGACCAGACCCGCTGCCGCCGGCATGGATCACAGCCTTGCCCATCTTCTCGAGGATCGGCCACGCCCGCTCGAAGCCTTCTGCCGTTCCACCGACCATGAAGGTCAGCGTTCCGCCCTCGGCCGCCGCGATCCCGCCGGACACCGGCGCATCGACCATCTCGTAGCCGGCGGCGCGGGCTTCTTCTTCGACCGTGCGCGCGGTGGCTACGTCGATGGTCGAGCAGTCGAGCAGGATGGCGCTGGTTGGCGCCTTGCCGAACACCGACGAACGATAGACGTCCGCCACATGCTTGCCCGCGGGCAGCATCGTCACCACCGCTTCGGCACCCTCGACCGCCGCCGCCGCGTCGGCCGCCTCGCTGCACCCGCGCTCCACGGCCTTGGCGAGCGCCGCTTCGCTGAGGTCGAATGCCCGCACCTCATGCCCGGCCTTGGCCAGGTTCGCAGCCATCCCGCCGCCCATGTTGCCGAGCCCGATGAATGCGATCTTCGCCATGCCTACGCTCCTACTTGCCCGTCCACTTGCCAGGTCTCTTTTCGACAAAAGCCGCCATGCCTTCCTTCTGGTCCTCGGTCCCGAACAGGCCATGGAACAGTCGCCGTTCGAAGCGCACGCCCTGCGCCAGCGGCAGCTCGAAAGCGGCGTTGACCATCTCCTTGGCCGCGATCGCCGCGAGCGGGGGCATGGCGGCGATCTCCGCTGCCACCTTCAGCGCTTCATCGACCAGAGTGGCGGCGGGCACGACGCGGGCGACGAGCCCGGCTTTTTCGGCTTCTTCCGCACCCATCATGCGGCCGGTCAGGCACATCTCCATCGCCTTCGCCTTGCCGACCGCATGGGCCAGTCGCTGCGATCCGCCCATGCCGGGAGTCACCGCCAGCTTGATCTCCGGCTGGCCGAACTTCGCATTGTCGCCGGCGATGATGAAGTCGGCCATCATCGCCACCTCGCAGCCGCCACCGAGCGCGAAGCCGCTGACCGCCGCGATCCACGGCTTGCGCGTCTCCGTCACCCGCTCCCAACCGGCGAAGAAGTTGGACGAATACATGTCCGCGAAGCCTTGCGACTGCATCTCCTTGATGTCGGCACCCGCCGCGAATGCCTTCTCGCTGCCCGTCAGCACGAGGCAGCGCTGGCTGTCGTCGGCATCATAGGCGGCGAACGCCTCGATCAGCTCGGCCAGCACCTGGCTGTTCAACGCGTTCAACGCCTGCGGGCGGTTCAGGCGGACGAGCGTCACGGCATCGTGCCGCTCGACAAGGATGGTGGCGGTATCGGTCATTCTGTCTCCGGAAATGGCGTCCAGGCCTCTTCGGGCGGAAGGTCGACGAACAACTGGTCGACGGTGTCGTCCAGCACCGCTTCGGGTGCCGCCGGCTTCCAGTCCGGGCTGTTGTCCTTGTCGATCAGCAGGGCGCGTACGCCCTCCACGAAGTCGTGCGTCTGCACCACCCGGCAGGCGAGGGCATATTCGGCCCTCATCTCGTCGGCGAAGCTTTCGCGCGCGGCGCCGTCCTTCAGCAACCGCAGCGACACCTTGCACGACAGCGGACTTTTGGTCCGAAGCGTGCCGAGTTCGGTGGTCGCCCACTCGCCGCCGTCGGCCTCCAGCGCGTCGATCACTTCCTCGAGCGTATCGCCGGCGAACAGCTTGGCGATGGACCCGAGATTCTGCTCGATCCGCGCCGGTGGAGTTGTGCCCGCGAAGGCGCCGGCCGCGCCGGCCGCGCGGGCCGGTGCCGCCTTCAGCCGCTCGACCAGCTCGGGCAGGGCCGCCTGCGGTACATAATGGGTAGCAAGGCCGAGGTAGCGGCACTCCGCTCCGTCGAGCCGCGCCCCGGTCAGCGCCATGAACTGGCCGACGCGACCGGGCAGGCGGGAAAGGTACCACCCACCGCCGACGTCCGGAAACAGGCCGATGCCCGTCTCTGGCATGGCAAGGCGCGTCGCCTCGGTCGCGACCCGCACCTGGCAGGGGAGGGCGATCCCGACCCCGCCGCCCATGGTGATGCCGTCCATCAGCGCGATGGTCGGCTTGGGGTAGGTGAAGAGCAGGTGGTTGAGCCGATATTCCTCGAAGAAGAAGTCGGCGGCTTCCTTGCCGTCGCCGGCACCGGACCGGGCCAGCGCCACCACGTCGCCGCCGGCACAGAAGCCGCGCCCTTCGGCATGGTCGATCAGCACCGCCTCGACCGCCGGGTCCTTCGCCCAGGCGAGCAGGGCCTCGCTCATCGCCGCGCACATGTCGCGGGTCAGCGCATGAATGGCCCTTGGCCGGTTCAGCCGGATCCGGCCGAGCGGACCATCGGTGAAGAGAAGGACGTCGTCGGTCACTGTCGCAGCATTTCGCGCGCGGTGATCATGCGCATGATCTGGTTGGTCCCTTCGAGGATCGAATGGACCCGAAGGTCGCGCCAGAAGCGCTCGATCGGATAGTCCATGAGATAGCCATAGCCGCCATGGAGCTGCAACGCGCGATCGGCCACGGCGGAGCCGGTGTCGGTCGCAAGCCTCTTGGCCATGGCCGCGAAGCGGGTCTTGTCGGGCGCATTGTCGGTGACCTTGGCCGCCGCGAGGTAGAGGAGGGCGCGTGCCGCCTCGAGCTCGGTCGCCATGTCGGCCAGCATGAACTGGGTGTTCTGATAGTCGGCGATTGGCTGGCCGAACTGCTTGCGCTCCCTGGTATAAGTGACCGCCTCGTCGAGGCAGCGCTGCGCCCCGCCCAAGGAGCAGGCGCCGATATTGAGCCGCCCGCCGTCCAATCCCATCATCGCGATGCGGAAGCCCTCGCCCTCGCCGCCGACGCGGTTCTCGACCGGCACACGAACCTCGTCGAAATTGACCTGCGCGGTCGGTTGCGAGTGCCAGCCGAGCTTGCGCTCCTGCGCGCCGAAACTGACGCCGGGCATGTCCTTCTCGATCACCAGCGCCGAAATGCCCTTGGGCCCTTCCTCGCCGGTGCGGACCATGGTGACGTAGATCTCGTTTTCGCCGCCGCCCGAGATGAAGGCCTTGGAGCCCGACACCACATAATGGTCGCCGTCGCGCACCGCCCTGGTCTTCAGCGCCGCCGCGTCCGACCCGCTCGACGGCTCGGTCAGGCAGTAGGAGCCGAGGCGCTCCATCGGGATCATGCTCGGCAGATACTTGGCCTTGACCGCATCCGATCCGAAGCGGTCGATCATCCACGCGGCCATGTTGTGGATCGAGATGAACGCGCTGGTCGAGGGGCAGCCATAGCTCATCGCCTCGAAGATCAGCGCCGACTCGAGGCGGCCGAGCCCGATCCCGCCGCTTTCCTCGGACACGTAGATGGCGCCGAAGCCGAGCTCGGCAGCCTTTTTCACGGTCTCGCGCGGGAAGATATGCTTCTCGTCCCACTCGGCGGCACTGGGGGTGATCTCGGCGGCGGTGAACTGCCGCGCCAGATCCTGGATCTGGCGCTGGTCGTCGGTCAGGTCAAATTGGGACATGGGGGGCGACTAGCGCCTAGCGGCAGGACTTTCCAGCACCTTGGACCTTAGGCCGGGCAGCGGCTGTAGGTGAGGTCGACCGGACCTTCCTCGCTGCCTTCTTCCATTCGCCGCAACTTGTCGCCGCTGCGCTCGAAGGTGATCGTCCGCTCCCAATTCTGCCCCTCGCCTGTGAAGGCATAGGTTGCAACGAAGCCGTCGACCGGCTGCCGCTCGGCAATGTCGGCGAGCATGCCGCGGCTTTCGTAGAAGACCAGCCGTCGCTCTTCGATGGTCAGCAGACCCTTGGCCGCGGCACCGCCGTTGCAGTCGGCGGCGACGAGACCCCAGCGGCCCTGCATCTCCGCGGGAATGCCGTTGAGCCTTGCCGGAGCGGCGGTGTTGGAAGGTACGGACTCCACGCCTTCGTCGATGTCGGCCGGGATCGGACCCCTCTCGGCGCCCCGCGCTACCGGATTGCCGACCCGGCCGGTCGGACCGCCACCGACTCCGGCACCTTCGGCGATGGCCTCACCCGTCTCCGCCTTGTCGGAAGCCGGGGTACAGGCGAGGAGGGGAAGGGCGGCAAGCAGCGGGAAGAGGTTACGCAACATCCCCGACCAACGCCTCGGCTTCCAACTCGACCCGCCATTCGTCGCGAAGAAGCGACTTCACCACGACCATCGTCGCGGCCGGCCTCGCCTCGGCGAAGATCTCGCCATGAACCGCCCCAATGGCGTCGGCATCGGCGGGATCGACGATGTACATGCGGGTCCGCACCACGTCGGCCGCCGACCCGCCCAGCTCCTCGAGGGCCTCAAGGATGATCGCGAAGCAGCGCCGCGCCTGGGCTGCCGCATCGCCCGGGGTCGATGAACCATCTTCTTCGACCGGCGCGGTACCGGAGACGATGATCCGCCTGCCGACCCGGATCGCGCGGGAAAAGCCATAGAGCGCTTCGTAGGGCGAACTGCCCGAGGCGCGCATGCGGCTCATTCGGCCGGCTCCTCGTGAAGCACCCGGCGCGCGAACAGGAGGTCGGCCACCTTGGGGTCCGCCCGGTCATACCAGCGCGGCGCCGGCAGCCCCTTCTCCCACGCCAGCGCCTCGGTCAGCGTTCCTTGCGCACTTGGAACATCGGGCCGCAGCGTGCCGATGGGATCGCGATAGGCCTCGTCGGCGCTGACGATCGTCCAACCGGCCTTGCGCAGCCCCGCCGCGAGGTCCGCGATGTAGAGCGCCGCAAGATCGGTCTCGTGAAGCAGCAGCACCTGCACTGGCGCCCGGCCCAGCACCTTGCGCGCGAGCCGGTCATTATACTCCGCCGCCCCGACCATCGTCTCGACGTACAGCTTGCGGAGCGCCGCCATGTCCATCCGCTTGCCGGCCTTGGCCGCGGCGATGGTCAGCGCCTCCATGTTCCAATCGGCCCCGTCGGCCGTCACATAGCCGTTGCGAAGGCCCCGTGCGTCGAGCGCCGCCCGCACCGCATCCCGCTTCGCCTTGTCGGCGCGGCCCTCGTTGAGGAAGGGAAAGCGGAACCACGGACGCCGCCCCGGACGCCCCTCCAGCCACGCCTCCGCCCGGTCGATGTCGGCGACATAGTCCGCCGCCCCCGTCTCGCTCAGCGCGGGATGCGAGAAGCTGTGGTTGGCGATGACATGGCCGGCCCGCACATAGGCCGCGATCCGCCGTTCGCCGCCAGCGCCGTCCGGGGTCGAAA is from Sphingomonas sp. LHG3406-1 and encodes:
- a CDS encoding VOC family protein; translated protein: MSKGKIDYVELPSASAHELTRAFYSKAFDWTFADYGPDYSAHEGDAVSVGLQGDREEALSAPLPVIRVDDIEAAFDAVVKAGGHIAKPIFAFPGGRRFHFIDPGGNELAVWVTA
- a CDS encoding cytochrome b/b6 domain-containing protein; the encoded protein is MTEPEQQTETKVAEAALAVPVWDLPVRIVHWSLVLLIAFSWWSAENEEIEWHVRSGLMVLFLLVFRILWGFFGSSTARFRSFVTGPRKVRDYLRDSDSWRGIGHTPLGALSVVALLALLSLQVSLGLPLSDEYGVVTGPLNRLVSFDTAEWAHEVHELLFNGLLALIALHVAAILFYRWKGKRLVRAMVTGRSSENAAGTPGMVAAGPVRLILCLALAMGVTWWISNGVPGL
- a CDS encoding cytochrome c; the protein is MRLLLLAAAAFSLAGCNPGGEYTSQILNEANASGAEASATVENAVLNAADTPLEKEAALAKMKERHDGYEEIGKAMRAAKQAIDKGDPAAVKAPADQIATLAPQAIGWFPAGTGPDVGKTGARAEIWQQRAEFDQGMTRFNEAARAFRAAAMTGDLAQIKEAHANLGKTCGSCHDRFRQKDD
- the mmsB gene encoding 3-hydroxyisobutyrate dehydrogenase, yielding MAKIAFIGLGNMGGGMAANLAKAGHEVRAFDLSEAALAKAVERGCSEAADAAAAVEGAEAVVTMLPAGKHVADVYRSSVFGKAPTSAILLDCSTIDVATARTVEEEARAAGYEMVDAPVSGGIAAAEGGTLTFMVGGTAEGFERAWPILEKMGKAVIHAGGSGSGQAAKIVNNMLLGVTMAGTCEAFVLAQKLGLDPQVFFDISSRASGQSWSMTSYCPVPAVGPETPADRDYEGGFAAQLMLKDLKLAMEAAQAAGAYTPMGGEAEELYQRFVARGGGGKDFSAIIKMIDDSWTPPETSN
- a CDS encoding enoyl-CoA hydratase-related protein — protein: MTDTATILVERHDAVTLVRLNRPQALNALNSQVLAELIEAFAAYDADDSQRCLVLTGSEKAFAAGADIKEMQSQGFADMYSSNFFAGWERVTETRKPWIAAVSGFALGGGCEVAMMADFIIAGDNAKFGQPEIKLAVTPGMGGSQRLAHAVGKAKAMEMCLTGRMMGAEEAEKAGLVARVVPAATLVDEALKVAAEIAAMPPLAAIAAKEMVNAAFELPLAQGVRFERRLFHGLFGTEDQKEGMAAFVEKRPGKWTGK
- a CDS encoding enoyl-CoA hydratase/isomerase family protein codes for the protein MTDDVLLFTDGPLGRIRLNRPRAIHALTRDMCAAMSEALLAWAKDPAVEAVLIDHAEGRGFCAGGDVVALARSGAGDGKEAADFFFEEYRLNHLLFTYPKPTIALMDGITMGGGVGIALPCQVRVATEATRLAMPETGIGLFPDVGGGWYLSRLPGRVGQFMALTGARLDGAECRYLGLATHYVPQAALPELVERLKAAPARAAGAAGAFAGTTPPARIEQNLGSIAKLFAGDTLEEVIDALEADGGEWATTELGTLRTKSPLSCKVSLRLLKDGAARESFADEMRAEYALACRVVQTHDFVEGVRALLIDKDNSPDWKPAAPEAVLDDTVDQLFVDLPPEEAWTPFPETE
- a CDS encoding acyl-CoA dehydrogenase family protein is translated as MSQFDLTDDQRQIQDLARQFTAAEITPSAAEWDEKHIFPRETVKKAAELGFGAIYVSEESGGIGLGRLESALIFEAMSYGCPSTSAFISIHNMAAWMIDRFGSDAVKAKYLPSMIPMERLGSYCLTEPSSGSDAAALKTRAVRDGDHYVVSGSKAFISGGGENEIYVTMVRTGEEGPKGISALVIEKDMPGVSFGAQERKLGWHSQPTAQVNFDEVRVPVENRVGGEGEGFRIAMMGLDGGRLNIGACSLGGAQRCLDEAVTYTRERKQFGQPIADYQNTQFMLADMATELEAARALLYLAAAKVTDNAPDKTRFAAMAKRLATDTGSAVADRALQLHGGYGYLMDYPIERFWRDLRVHSILEGTNQIMRMITAREMLRQ
- a CDS encoding RidA family protein, giving the protein MSRMRASGSSPYEALYGFSRAIRVGRRIIVSGTAPVEEDGSSTPGDAAAQARRCFAIILEALEELGGSAADVVRTRMYIVDPADADAIGAVHGEIFAEARPAATMVVVKSLLRDEWRVELEAEALVGDVA
- a CDS encoding polysaccharide deacetylase family protein, which encodes MGTTSRLLSRLLLALLALVLAAAPAEAAKRIALTFDDVPRGRGAFLTPDERTERLIAGLKKGRVGQAAFFVNPGNLSTPDGAGGERRIAAYVRAGHVIANHSFSHPALSETGAADYVADIDRAEAWLEGRPGRRPWFRFPFLNEGRADKAKRDAVRAALDARGLRNGYVTADGADWNMEALTIAAAKAGKRMDMAALRKLYVETMVGAAEYNDRLARKVLGRAPVQVLLLHETDLAALYIADLAAGLRKAGWTIVSADEAYRDPIGTLRPDVPSAQGTLTEALAWEKGLPAPRWYDRADPKVADLLFARRVLHEEPAE